One Candidatus Aminicenantes bacterium DNA window includes the following coding sequences:
- the dcd gene encoding dCTP deaminase, translating into MLKSSRWIREQAERCRLIEPFVATSVRAGVISYGLGPYGYDLRLDRTYRRPAGPPALMDPHQISDANFETVSEERIVIPAGHFILGRSVEYFRMPKKILGLVFGKSTYARCGVLVNVTPLEPEWSGYLTISIANCGAWPAALHPGQGIAQVVFIESSELPVQSYKDLKGKYDGQDEITVARIQKE; encoded by the coding sequence ATGCTCAAATCGTCGCGCTGGATCCGGGAACAAGCCGAGCGCTGCCGGCTCATCGAGCCGTTCGTGGCCACCTCGGTCCGCGCCGGCGTCATCTCCTACGGGCTCGGGCCCTACGGCTACGACCTGCGCCTGGACCGGACCTACCGCCGCCCGGCCGGCCCGCCGGCGCTCATGGATCCGCACCAGATCAGCGACGCCAACTTCGAAACCGTCAGCGAGGAGCGCATCGTCATCCCGGCCGGCCATTTCATCCTGGGCCGGAGCGTGGAATATTTCCGCATGCCGAAAAAGATCCTCGGGCTGGTCTTCGGCAAGTCGACCTACGCCCGCTGCGGGGTCCTGGTCAACGTCACCCCCCTGGAGCCCGAATGGTCGGGATATCTGACCATCTCCATCGCCAATTGCGGCGCCTGGCCGGCCGCCTTGCACCCGGGCCAGGGCATCGCCCAGGTCGTCTTCATCGAGAGCTCCGAGCTCCCGGTGCAGTCCTACAAGGATCTCAAGGGCAAGTACGACGGCCAGGACGAGATCACGGTGGCCAGGATCCAGAAGGAATGA
- a CDS encoding MFS transporter has translation MTEKQTSGLAAAVKNSLHELRTTFAAFFKAPRALWGVNIPYVFEGLVYFGILTILGKFCSENIALNDIHSGWVYGGVTGGITFAMLLFGGVSDKIGVRVSLALSLAMMMLGRILVALSGTLSLGHGMGSPMFFLMAGGLLLAVAAYGLYMPAAYAGVKRYTNPQTAAVAYAVIYGLMNLGAFFSGFVSANTRHAFALKFPPNGLAAVFWIYAAITLGGSLLTLLIISRKVDRQAVEQVARETREMNTAEQNQAADAKAAAAEKKVEAHVPMLAFYAWLTLALAALALLILSGLGKISLPGTVPLLLLVLAVLGAGWEFLRLRPEHPFRDLRFVFFIFILIPVQTLFAHNWLTIPYYLDRAFAGTSVSRFFEVFSNLNPILIFVLSPLIAALTARSNIYKMMIAGTFVMALPTFLLAVGPNVYLFLLYILLMSVGEAMWQPRFLQWVAEIAPEGKTGLYMGIGQFPWFLTKMITSLYSGYVIAHFCPKPGLGLPLRSGSMWLMYAFIAMASPIALVLARKWMAKGMTRQG, from the coding sequence ATGACTGAAAAACAGACCTCCGGCCTGGCGGCGGCCGTAAAAAACTCGCTGCACGAACTGCGCACGACCTTCGCGGCTTTCTTCAAGGCGCCGCGGGCGCTCTGGGGGGTCAACATCCCCTACGTCTTCGAAGGGCTGGTCTATTTCGGCATCCTGACCATCCTGGGCAAATTCTGCTCTGAGAACATCGCTTTGAACGATATCCATTCGGGCTGGGTGTATGGCGGCGTCACCGGCGGCATCACGTTTGCCATGCTGCTCTTCGGCGGCGTCTCCGACAAGATCGGCGTGCGCGTTTCCCTGGCCCTTTCGCTGGCAATGATGATGCTCGGCCGCATCCTGGTCGCCCTCTCCGGCACCCTTTCCCTGGGCCACGGCATGGGCTCGCCCATGTTTTTTCTCATGGCCGGCGGCCTACTGCTGGCAGTTGCCGCCTACGGCCTTTACATGCCGGCGGCCTACGCCGGGGTGAAAAGGTATACCAACCCCCAGACCGCCGCCGTCGCCTACGCCGTGATCTACGGCCTGATGAACCTGGGGGCTTTTTTTTCTGGATTCGTTTCGGCCAACACCCGGCACGCCTTCGCCTTGAAGTTCCCGCCCAACGGCTTGGCCGCGGTCTTCTGGATCTATGCCGCGATCACCCTCGGCGGTTCGCTACTGACCCTGCTGATCATCAGCCGCAAAGTCGACCGCCAGGCGGTCGAGCAGGTGGCGCGCGAAACCCGGGAGATGAACACCGCCGAGCAGAACCAGGCCGCCGACGCCAAGGCCGCGGCGGCCGAAAAAAAGGTCGAAGCGCATGTCCCCATGCTCGCCTTCTATGCCTGGCTGACCCTCGCCCTGGCCGCGCTGGCCCTGCTCATCCTGTCCGGCCTGGGAAAAATCAGCTTGCCCGGAACCGTGCCGCTGCTCCTTTTGGTTTTGGCCGTCCTGGGCGCCGGCTGGGAATTTTTGCGCCTACGGCCGGAGCACCCGTTCCGCGACCTCCGTTTCGTGTTTTTCATCTTCATCCTCATCCCGGTGCAGACCCTGTTCGCCCATAACTGGTTGACCATTCCCTACTACCTGGACCGCGCCTTTGCCGGGACGTCGGTCAGCCGCTTTTTCGAGGTTTTTTCCAACCTCAACCCCATCCTGATCTTCGTCCTGTCGCCCCTGATCGCCGCCCTGACGGCGCGCAGCAATATCTACAAGATGATGATCGCCGGGACGTTCGTCATGGCCCTGCCCACTTTTCTGCTGGCCGTCGGTCCCAACGTCTACCTGTTTCTCCTCTACATCCTGCTGATGTCGGTGGGCGAGGCCATGTGGCAGCCCCGCTTCCTGCAGTGGGTAGCCGAGATCGCTCCGGAGGGCAAGACGGGCTTGTACATGGGCATCGGCCAATTCCCGTGGTTTTTAACCAAGATGATCACGTCGCTGTATTCCGGGTACGTGATCGCCCATTTCTGCCCCAAGCCCGGGCTGGGCCTGCCCTTGCGTTCCGGCTCCATGTGGCTGATGTACGCATTCATCGCCATGGCGTCCCCCATCGCCCTGGTGTTGGCCCGCAAATGGATGGCCAAGGGCATGACCCGGCAGGGATAG
- a CDS encoding cation diffusion facilitator family transporter, giving the protein MKPAKNSESVVFAAFSANIFIAAVKFLVAWVTASSAILAEAVHSSADTLNQILLFIGIKKAAKKADELHPFGFSGEAYFWSFIVAIILFTSGAFFSIYEGVRKLRHPAPVDHILYAFLVLGIAMVAEALSLRVAFKKINVERGRTGIIAYLRKSKKAELIVVFMEDTAALVGLTIALAALLLEHFTGILFFDGLASILIGVLLACTAMFIGNETRSLLIGEGADPEMLRKIRLLLLKEDSIQRVIHIRSLHLGAEDILLAVKAEFDEHLNTEQICVVINGLEKDIRSQFPEVNKIFIEPDMFRRR; this is encoded by the coding sequence ATGAAACCAGCCAAAAACTCGGAATCGGTCGTTTTCGCCGCCTTCAGCGCCAACATATTCATCGCCGCGGTCAAGTTCCTGGTGGCCTGGGTCACCGCTTCCTCGGCCATCCTGGCCGAAGCCGTCCACTCCAGCGCCGACACCCTCAACCAGATACTCCTCTTTATCGGCATCAAGAAGGCGGCCAAAAAAGCCGACGAGCTTCATCCTTTCGGCTTTTCCGGCGAAGCCTATTTCTGGTCCTTCATCGTGGCCATCATCCTGTTCACCAGCGGCGCCTTTTTTTCCATTTACGAGGGGGTGCGCAAGCTGCGCCACCCGGCCCCGGTCGACCACATTCTCTACGCCTTCCTGGTCCTGGGCATCGCCATGGTTGCCGAAGCGCTCTCCCTGCGCGTGGCCTTCAAGAAGATCAACGTGGAACGGGGCCGGACCGGGATCATCGCCTACCTGCGCAAGTCGAAAAAAGCGGAACTGATCGTGGTGTTCATGGAGGACACCGCGGCGCTGGTCGGGCTGACCATCGCCCTGGCCGCGCTGCTGCTCGAACATTTCACCGGGATTTTGTTTTTCGACGGCCTGGCCTCGATCCTGATCGGCGTACTGCTGGCCTGCACCGCGATGTTCATCGGCAACGAGACCCGGTCACTACTCATCGGCGAGGGCGCCGATCCGGAAATGCTCAGGAAGATCCGGCTGCTGCTGCTCAAGGAAGACAGCATCCAAAGGGTCATCCACATCCGCTCCCTGCACCTGGGGGCCGAGGACATCCTGCTGGCGGTCAAGGCCGAATTCGACGAGCACCTGAACACCGAGCAGATCTGCGTTGTGATCAACGGCCTGGAAAAAGACATCCGCAGTCAATTCCCCGAAGTGAACAAGATATTCATCGAACCGGATATGTTCCGCAGGCGCTAG